TTTAAAAAATTATTTTTTTTCTTTTTTATCTTCTTTTAATTTCATTATAGGAGATACTTCATGAATTGATTTTTTCACTGACATAATCATATTTCTAATAATTGCAACATTATAACGAAAATCTGTTTCTAACAAATTAATAACTTGAGGATCAATTTCTATATTCATAAGAACATAATGCGCTTTATGCAATTTATTGATAGAATAAGATAATTGTCTTCTACCCCAATCTTCTAAACGATGTATAATTCCTAAATTATCAAGAATTATTTTTTTATATTTTTCAATTATTGTATTAATTTTATCACTGT
This portion of the Buchnera aphidicola (Aphis gossypii) genome encodes:
- the rpsF gene encoding 30S ribosomal protein S6, with amino-acid sequence MRHYEIIFMVHPDYSDKINTIIEKYKKIILDNLGIIHRLEDWGRRQLSYSINKLHKAHYVLMNIEIDPQVINLLETDFRYNVAIIRNMIMSVKKSIHEVSPIMKLKEDKKEKK